The following coding sequences lie in one Kamptonema formosum PCC 6407 genomic window:
- a CDS encoding R3H domain-containing nucleic acid-binding protein, which yields MQITDDLNKLLDIVPEEIRRPIKQHPQRDRLIEIVMDLGRRPEARFPSKAEYLSETLVSKESLNHCIQRVGDFGGDNRAGIEQTLHRISAIRNRTGEVIGLTLRVGRAVFGTIGLIRDLVETGQSILLLGRPGVGKTTALREIARVLADDLEKRVVIIDTSNEIAGDGDIPHPAIGRARRMQVSHPEFQHQVMIEAVENHMPEVIVIDEIGTELEALAARTIAERGVQLVGTAHGNRLENLVKNPTLADLIGGIQAVTLGDDEARRRGSQKTVLERKAPPTFEIAVEMLERQRWVIHEHVSETVDILLRGRQPNLQVRSIGDSGEVIVSQEMAAVPTNPAGVVGASSFGSGKTTFPEAQGWRGSGKMIPLPPPKEQFAAKPAQLSEARYFEQLLDESLSVDPVLPEGRYSRNAGPNGEDLPLHIYPYGIPRHQLEQVIATLNLPVVLTKDIDSADVVLALRSNVRNQSKLRHLAKTRQVPLHTIKAGTLPLVARALRRLLDMDDPGTPEMADLGLFAHSGSSDEIEALEETRLAVEQIVIPKGQPVELLPRSSHVRKMQHELVEHYHLKSHSFGEEPNRRLRIYPA from the coding sequence AATTCGGCGGCCAATAAAGCAACATCCGCAGCGAGACAGACTCATTGAAATTGTCATGGATCTCGGTCGCCGCCCAGAAGCTCGCTTTCCATCTAAAGCTGAATACCTTTCCGAAACCCTTGTTTCCAAAGAAAGCCTGAACCATTGCATTCAGCGAGTAGGTGACTTTGGTGGGGACAACCGAGCTGGGATCGAGCAAACTCTGCACCGGATCAGCGCTATCCGTAATCGCACTGGCGAAGTAATCGGTCTGACCTTAAGGGTGGGTCGCGCTGTCTTTGGCACAATCGGCTTAATCCGCGATTTGGTGGAAACGGGCCAGTCAATTTTGCTACTCGGTCGCCCTGGAGTCGGTAAAACAACGGCCCTGCGAGAAATTGCCCGCGTGTTAGCCGACGACTTGGAGAAACGAGTAGTAATCATCGACACCTCTAACGAAATTGCTGGGGATGGAGATATCCCTCACCCGGCGATCGGTCGTGCTCGGAGGATGCAAGTTTCCCACCCTGAATTTCAGCACCAAGTCATGATCGAGGCAGTGGAAAACCATATGCCGGAAGTGATTGTGATTGATGAAATCGGCACGGAACTAGAAGCATTAGCCGCACGAACGATCGCAGAACGGGGAGTACAGTTAGTAGGAACTGCTCATGGCAACCGCCTGGAAAACTTGGTAAAAAACCCGACTCTAGCTGATTTAATCGGCGGTATTCAGGCGGTGACGCTGGGAGATGACGAGGCGCGGCGCAGGGGTTCTCAGAAGACGGTTTTGGAACGCAAAGCACCACCTACTTTTGAGATTGCGGTGGAAATGCTGGAAAGACAGCGTTGGGTCATCCACGAGCACGTTTCTGAAACTGTTGATATTCTGCTACGAGGACGACAGCCAAACTTGCAAGTCAGAAGTATTGGAGATTCTGGCGAAGTGATTGTTAGCCAGGAGATGGCAGCAGTGCCTACCAATCCAGCAGGAGTCGTGGGAGCATCGTCTTTCGGGTCGGGGAAAACGACATTTCCAGAAGCCCAAGGATGGCGCGGTTCTGGGAAAATGATCCCACTGCCGCCCCCGAAAGAGCAATTTGCTGCTAAACCCGCGCAACTTTCAGAGGCAAGGTATTTTGAGCAATTGCTTGATGAGTCGCTATCGGTAGATCCAGTTTTACCAGAGGGTCGTTATTCCAGAAATGCTGGGCCGAATGGTGAGGATTTACCACTGCACATCTATCCTTATGGGATTCCGCGTCATCAGTTGGAACAGGTGATTGCAACGCTGAATCTGCCTGTGGTGCTGACGAAGGATATTGATAGTGCGGATGTGGTGTTGGCCTTGCGATCGAATGTCCGCAACCAGTCAAAACTCCGCCATTTAGCGAAAACTCGCCAAGTTCCTTTGCACACGATTAAAGCGGGGACTTTGCCTCTAGTAGCAAGAGCTTTGCGGCGGTTGTTAGATATGGATGACCCCGGAACCCCGGAAATGGCAGATTTGGGTTTATTTGCTCATAGCGGTTCTTCTGACGAGATCGAAGCTTTGGAAGAAACCCGTTTAGCTGTTGAGCAAATTGTGATTCCCAAGGGTCAACCGGTGGAACTTTTACCCCGTTCTTCCCACGTTCGTAAGATGCAACATGAACTTGTTGAGCACTATCACCTGAAGTCTCACAGTTTTGGCGAAGAACCTAACCGTCGTTTGCGGATTTATCCGGCTTGA